The Thioalkalivibrio sulfidiphilus HL-EbGr7 genome includes the window GGCGGCCAAGGACTGGCCGGACCTGAACTTCATCATCTACCACTCCGGCTACCGCCACGTGGGCGGCGATCCGGCGGTGGCCCTGCAGGAATTCGAGACCACCGGGCGCATCGACTGGGTCAGCGACCTGGCGGACATTCCCGAGAAGTACGGGGTGAGCAATGTCTACGGTGATCTCGGCCAGGTGTTCGCCACCACCCTGGTGGCCCAGCCGCGGGTCTGCGCCGCCATCATGGGTATCCTGGTCCGGGGCCTGGGCGCCGATCACGTATGCTGGGGCACCGACGCCATCTGGACCGGCTCGCCCCAGTGGCAGATCGAGGGCCTGCGCCGCCTGGAGATCCCCGAGGATATGCGCCGCCGCCATGGCTTCGCGGAACTGGGTGCCGCCGACGGCGCGGTGAAGAACGCGATTTTCGGTGGCAACAACGCCCGGCTCTACGGCCTGAGCGAGCAGGCGCGCCGTGCCTTCGCCGGCGACCGCATGGCCGCTATCAAGGCGGACTACGAGCGCAACGGCGCCGAGCGCAGCAACCTGCGCTACGGCTACGTGGCCCGGGGCTGACGCCTGGCGGTCGGGCACGGGAGCCCCGTGCCCGACCGCGTCACAGCACGCCCTTGTCCGCCACGTCCCGGCGCCTCCTGCCCAGGAGCCGGTCGCCGAACTCGAACAGCGCCAGTCCCGCGAGGATCAGTGCCGCACCCGCCAGGATGCGCGGGTCGAGGGGCTCGCCGTTCAACACGTGGCCCAGGACCAGCGCCGCCACCGGCGTGACCAGCGTGATCAGGGCCACCCGGGTGGCGTCCACCCGTCCCAGCACGTAGTAGAACAGCGAGAAGCCGATCACCGAGCCGATCACGCCCAGGTAGAGGATCGAGCCCAGGGCGCGCTGCGGCAGATCCACCGGCCAAGCGCCGTCGAACAGTCCCCAGGTGATCAGGAACAGGGGCGTGGAGACGGCCAGGCCGCCGGCCACCACCGACAGGGGATGGAGCCCCGAGCCCAGGCGCTTGGTCCAGATGGCGCTGACCGAGTGGATCAGGGTGGCGAGCGCCACTGCGCCGATGCCCAGCACCGCCCGCTCGTCCAGGGCGGCCCCGCCGCCGAAGATCACCCCGAGCCCGGCCACGCCGATCAGTGCGCCGCTCAGACGCAGGCGGGTCAAGCCCTGGCCCGGCAACCACAGCAGGGCGAGTGCCCCGGTGGCGATGGGCGTGAGCCCGAACACCACGGAGATCCAGCCCGAGGGGATCTGCTGGGCCGCCCAGTAGGTGAACAGCATGGCCCCGTAGATCCCGAGCCCCACCACCCCATAGGTGGCCAGGGCCTCCCGTCGCCAGACCCCAAGCCCCATCAGTCGCGCAAAGCCCAGCGCCAGGACCGTGCCGATGGCCATGCGCGCGGCCACGCCGAACAGGAAGCCGGGGCCGTCGCCGCTCCACTGGATGGCAAGCGGGGTGGTGGCCCAGATGAGGATCACGCCCAGATAGGCGGCCGGGACGGACATGGTGGTTTTTCGCCTCCTCGTGGTGGTGGGACAAACAAAAAAAGGGGCCGCAGGTGGTTGCCTGCGGCCCCTTCGGATGGGGTGAGATGAACGGCTTGTATGTCCGGGTCAGTTCACTCCACAGGGCGCGCGCAGGCAGGCCTGGCGATGCAGCCAGGCAGGTACGCGTCGAGCCATGAGGAAGGTGTCGTACATGGGGCCAGTGTCATCCGATGTCTGGATGCAGTCAAGCGATCTGACTCAGAACGTCGACCAGCCGCTCGCCTCCATGAAGCGGTAGCGCCAGTAGCGTAGCCGCGAGGGGTCGGCATAGCGTTCGTAGGACACGGAGAAATGGCGCTCGGGTTCGTTGTGCCAGTAGCGCTCGAACCAGGCGGCGGCGTCGCGGATCACCTGCGAATCATGGTCGGCCAGCAGGCGCACGCTGGTCTCCAGGTTGTAGTCGTCCAGGTTGCGGCGGGTGAAGTTGGCGGAGCCCAGGATCAGCTCCGCCTCGCCGCTGGCCCGGGTGAGCAGCAGGTACTTGCCGTGGCACTGTTCGCCGTGGGTGTCGCACCAGCGGATGGGCACGCCGGCGGCATGGAGTTCCAGGGCCACCTGGCGGTTGGGGATGCCGCTTTTCTTGCGCCCGAAGGCATCCTCGTTGGGGTCCAGCAACAGGCGCAGTTCGACGCCCCGGCGCTGCGCGTCACGGATGGCGTTCACCACGCCCCGGTGAGAGAGGTAGAACACGGCGATGCGCAGTTCATCCCCCGGAGCCGCCGATTCGATGCTCGAGATCAGGGCGTCCCGCACCGCGCCTTCGGTGAGCACCTGTACACGTTCGCCGTCACTCGATCCGCCTGAGTCGGGGGGACGAGGTGTATCTGGAAAGTCGTGTCCAGAGAAGCGCGCCACTGCCCGTTCCGTCTCCAGCAGGTCCAGGGCCGCCATACCGGAAAAGCGCAGGGCCACGTTGTCGTGGGCGCTGCTGGCGTCGTGGGGGTTTCCGGAGGTCACCAGAC containing:
- a CDS encoding DMT family transporter, which translates into the protein MSVPAAYLGVILIWATTPLAIQWSGDGPGFLFGVAARMAIGTVLALGFARLMGLGVWRREALATYGVVGLGIYGAMLFTYWAAQQIPSGWISVVFGLTPIATGALALLWLPGQGLTRLRLSGALIGVAGLGVIFGGGAALDERAVLGIGAVALATLIHSVSAIWTKRLGSGLHPLSVVAGGLAVSTPLFLITWGLFDGAWPVDLPQRALGSILYLGVIGSVIGFSLFYYVLGRVDATRVALITLVTPVAALVLGHVLNGEPLDPRILAGAALILAGLALFEFGDRLLGRRRRDVADKGVL
- a CDS encoding phospholipase D family protein, with translation MTRPGYRWYLLLAILLLVYLATGLYHSLKPLPEGVSVATPLRTSGEVRFLADYTFLDARGERHSEQAIFDEILGLIAQARRLVVLDMFLINEFAGDAAGAPRRLSGEVTEALLARRREVPGLQAVLITDPFNTLYNGVEAEHLDRLREAGVEVIITDLSRLRDSNPSWSALWRLCCRWFGNSPDGGWLPSPVGPEKVGLRTYLTLLNFNANHRKTLVVDQGDSWVGLVTSGNPHDASSAHDNVALRFSGMAALDLLETERAVARFSGHDFPDTPRPPDSGGSSDGERVQVLTEGAVRDALISSIESAAPGDELRIAVFYLSHRGVVNAIRDAQRRGVELRLLLDPNEDAFGRKKSGIPNRQVALELHAAGVPIRWCDTHGEQCHGKYLLLTRASGEAELILGSANFTRRNLDDYNLETSVRLLADHDSQVIRDAAAWFERYWHNEPERHFSVSYERYADPSRLRYWRYRFMEASGWSTF